One region of Plasmodium vivax chromosome 7, whole genome shotgun sequence genomic DNA includes:
- a CDS encoding serine/threonine protein kinase, putative (encoded by transcript PVX_099890A), producing the protein MPTENPLEKVTKWEVTTCWQKHKKINIAFVERRKRKNGKTVWARKVKKIYLCPKESTFSPLLDKYVRYEDVVKLERHLTRHLAHKNIIVMESFFHVNDEVVSVYPFGGVSLMRWNTREKLFQLQCMEGGRRSSSRRRSRAGSSHRSAGRNALYAAGGMAPHTPLGEQLHEAVHTIAAAKKTKRTYVYPEYLLAEIIRQLLTACHYLNEQHIFHSDIKPSNIVVKNVKKKNMNKIYFCRREKKWYLQKMGRILKKKIFVKLIDFEHAQKTSQGKVNVGGTTSLFKPLEDFQMGRINALPKNVWALGITLFILSTGAHPFSRINNDMHIWYVLQGKGFDVCRRFRRYPFMSSSLKDLLARMLQVDFARRATLPELFLHPFVLFGGAVEWRSGEAVKR; encoded by the coding sequence ATGCCCACGGAAAACCCCCTTGAAAAAGTAACCAAGTGGGAGGTCACCACGTGCTGGCAGAAGCACAAGAAAATAAACATCGCCTTCGTGgagaggcgaaaaaggaaaaatgggaaaacagTTTGGGcaagaaaagtgaaaaagatTTATTTGTGCCCAAAGGAAAGCACCTTCAGCCCCCTTTTAGATAAATACGTTCGCTATGAGGACGTGGTGAAGTTGGAGCGGCACCTCACTCGTCACTTGGCTCACAAGAACATCATAGTGATGGAGAGTTTCTTTCACGTTAATGATGAAGTTGTTAGTGTGTATCCCTTCGGGGGGGTATCCCTGATGAGGTGGAATACGCGTGAGAAGCTCTTCCAGCTTCAGTGcatggagggggggaggaggagcagcagcaggaggaggagtcGTGCTGGGTCTTCCCACCGATCAGCAGGCAGAAATGCCCTGTACGCAGCGGGCGGAATGGCCCCACACACACCGCTTGGGGAGCAACTCCACGAAGCAGTGCACACAATAGCCGcggcgaaaaaaacaaagcgcACGTACGTCTACCCAGAGTACCTCCTCGCAGAAATAATTAGGCAGCTGCTGACTGCGTGCCACTACCTAAACGAGCAACACATTTTCCACAGCGACATAAAGCCATCAAACAtcgttgttaaaaatgtaaaaaaaaaaaatatgaacaaaatatatttctgtaggagggaaaaaaaatggtacttgcaaaaaatgggaagaattttaaaaaaaaaaattttcgtCAAATTGATTGATTTTGAACATGCACAGAAAACATCCCAAGGGAAAGTCAATGTAGGTGGCACAACGTCGCTGTTTAAACCATTGGAGGATTTTCAAATGGGAAGAATTAATGCTTTGCCGAAGAATGTATGGGCACTGGGAATtactcttttcattttgtctaCAGGTGCACACCCCTTCAGTCGAATTAACAACGATATGCACATTTGGTATGTGCTGCAGGGCAAGGGGTTTGACGTGTGCAGGCGCTTCCGCAGGTACCCCTTCATGTCTAGCTCGCTCAAGGACCTGCTCGCGCGCATGCTGCAGGTGGACTTCGCCCGCAGGGCCACCCTCCCCGAGTTGTTCCTCCACCCCTTCGTCCTCTTCGGGGGGGCGGTGGAGTGGcggagcggtgaagcggtaaagcggtga
- a CDS encoding guanylate kinase, putative (encoded by transcript PVX_099895A), with the protein MARIPPLVVCGPSGVGKGTLIKKVLSEFPSRFRFSISCTTRNKREKETNGVDYYFVDKDDFERKLKEGQFLEFDKYANNFYGTLKSEYDLAVGEGKICLFEMNINGVKQLKESKHIQDGIYIFVKPPSIDILLGRLKNRNTEKPEEINKRMQELTREMDEADKVGFNYFIVNDDLARTYAELREYLLGSYPQLRGG; encoded by the coding sequence ATGGCGCGAATCCCGCCGCTGGTCGTGTGCGGGCCCTCGGGCGTGGGGAAGGGGACGCTGATAAAGAAGGTGCTGAGCGAGTTCCCCAgccgcttccgcttctccATCAGCTGCACGACGCggaacaaaagggaaaaggaaaccaaCGGGGTGGACTACTACTTCGTAGATAAAGACGACTTTGAGCGAAAGCTAAAGGAAGGACAGTTCCTAGAATTTGACAAATACgcgaataatttttatgggACTCTAAAAAGCGAATATGACCTTGccgtgggggaggggaaaatctGCCTGTTCGAAATGAACATTAATGGAGTTAAACAGTTAAAGGAATCCAAGCACATACAGGAtggcatatacatttttgtaaaaccACCGAGCATTGACATTCTTTTGGGGAGACTAAAGAATAGGAACACCGAAAAGCCCGAGGAGATTAACAAGCGCATGCAGGAATTGACGCGCGAGATGGACGAGGCCGACAAGGTGGGCTTCAACTACTTCATCGTGAACGACGATTTGGCGCGCACCTATGCGGAGCTGCGCGAGTACTTGCTGGGCTCCTACCCgcagctgcggggggggtag